One Corvus moneduloides isolate bCorMon1 chromosome 21, bCorMon1.pri, whole genome shotgun sequence DNA window includes the following coding sequences:
- the REXO4 gene encoding RNA exonuclease 4 has product MAKQSPAVAQAAGPSTAARGKSKKRRKKKKAALGEAAAVSKSAAMAAVGPPRSPQEFSSNWKALQELLKQKANNSSKPLSSGQTDTKKKQPLKATKSPQVPAVNGNGTVVKTKSTNKMVTGSAKDSPPAGKPESKGVTVNKNLNGTKSNGKGCKEKKKNGIVVKEKDELKHKRRKAEEHVEQQPKEADIWFDDVDPKDIEAAIGPEAAKIARRNLRLETEQSQSVEQVLVKEKAFDGLTRAVAMDCEMVGVGPKGEDSIVARVSIVNQFGKCIYDKYVKPTEKVTDYRTAVSGIRPQNINTGEDFKTVQKEVAEILKGRILVGHALKNDLKVLFLDHPQKKIRDTQRYKPFKERVKSSRPSLKLLCEKLLNVQVQTAEHCSIQDAQAAMRLYTLEKKKWEAAVKNKTNNKNYKT; this is encoded by the exons ATGGCGAAGCAGAGTCCTGCGGTGGCCCAGGCGGCGGGGCCGAGCACCGCGGCCCGCGGGAAGAgcaagaagaggaggaagaagaagaaggcgGCCCTCGGGGAAGCGGCGGCCGTGTCGAAAAGCGCCGCCATGGCGGCCGTGGGTcccccccgcagcccccaggaGTTCTCCTCCAACTGGAAGGCGCTGCAGGAG CTACTGAAACAAAAGGCAAATAACTCCAGCAAACCCCTCTCCTCGGGTCAAACAGACACCAAAAAGAAGCAGCCACTCAAAGCAACCAAAAGTCCACAAGTCCCAGCAGTCAATGGGAATGGGACTGTGGTAAAGACCAAATCCACAAATAAAATGGTCACTGGTTCTGCTAAAGACAGTCCTCCTGCAGGCAAGCCAGAATCCAAGGGGGTTACAGTGAATAAGAACTTAAATGGCACCAAAAGCAACGGGAAaggctgcaaagaaaaaaagaaaaatggcattgTTGTGAAGGAGAAGGATGAACTAAAACATAAGAGGAGGAAAGCTGAGGAACACGTGGAGCAGCAGCCCAAAGA GGCTGACATCTGGTTTGATGATGTTGATCCAAAAGATATTGAAGCAGCAATAGGACCTGAAGCAGCAAAAATTGCCAGAAGGAACCTGAGACTTGAAACGGAGCAATCCCAGTCTGTGGAGCAGGTGCTGGTGAAGGAAAAGGCTTTTGATGG GCTGACCCGAGCTGTGGCCATGGACTGTGAGATGGTGGGGGTGGGCCCCAAGGGCGAGGACAGCATCGTGGCTCGGGTGTCCATCGTCAACCAGTTTGGGAAGTGCATTTATGACAAGTATGTCAAGCCTACAGAGAAGGTGACAGACTACAGGACAGCTGTCAGTGGCATACGGCCTCAGAATATAAACACAG GTGAAGACTTTAAAACGGTTCAGAAGGAGGTTGCTGAGATCCTGAAGGGAAGGATTTTAGTTGGACACGCCTTAAAGAATGATCTAAAG GTCCTATTTCTTGATCATCCTCAGAAGAAGATCAGAGACACACAGAGATACAAACCTTTCAAAGAGAGAGTCAAG AGTTCCAGGCCATCCCTGAAGCtgctctgtgagaagctgctcaATGTTCAGGTGCagacagcagagcactgctcg